A portion of the Solea senegalensis isolate Sse05_10M linkage group LG17, IFAPA_SoseM_1, whole genome shotgun sequence genome contains these proteins:
- the col10a1b gene encoding collagen alpha-1(X) chain: MDLRVTSLVLVLLALAEATPDRYYHVPKVSKTPYPVKSHAVTGEQGPQGPPGEPGPMGPPGPPGKSGVGHTGPQGPPGPPGTPGHSQAGKPGTPGGPGKPGAPGIPGERGATGAPGQMGPRGTPGSNGAPGPAGYSSPGKPGPSGIPGAMGPRGEPGLKGHPGIPGLPGTKGERGIGVPGVQGSPGPVGPMGPSGMPGKPGVGKPGATGYPGEPGKSGMPGRDGSPGAMGMPGAKGHTGAPGTGSPGKPGQNGTPGLPGPMGPKGPQGPAGQAGSPGMPGVGKTGESGIPGSRGAPGTPGTTGQKGEPGPTGYTGQPGATGPIGPAGPQGARGFQGESGPAGPKGDVGMVGAPGPRGTKGEQGAQGFTGKPGTPGAVGPPGIPGHNGPQGSKGAQGHAGSPGQPGSNGAPGLKGHTGPQGAPGQNGEDGRPGPMGPSGPPGPSGPAGLKGHPGIPGPPGPAGLTSKGISGPQGPPGIPGERGNDGIPGASGPPGPPGPPGEMVYYHEKSMPIKSHEVALSHEMMKAPMSAFSAVLTTAYPPAGHPIRFNQVLYNGEHHYDDHSGVFNCQIPGLYYFSYHIHVNGANALVALYKNEEPVLFTYDEYNKGFLDQMSGSAVLMLHAGDRVFIQVPDEESNGIFAADNVHCAFSGFLIAST; encoded by the exons ATGGACCTCAGGGTAACAAGCcttgtcctcgtcctcctcgctCTGGCCGAGGCAACCCCCGATAGGTACTACCACGTACCCAAAGTGAGCAAGACTCCTTACCCCGTCAAGAGTCATG CCGTTACAGGTGAACAAGGTCCTCAAGGTCCTCCAGGTGAGCCAGGACCAATGGGACCACCTGGACCTCCTGGAAAGAGTGGTGTAGGACATACTGGACCACAAGGGCCACCTGGACCTCCTGGAACACCTGGCCACTCTCAGGCAGGTAAACCTGGTACCCCAGGTGGACCTGGAAAACCAGGTGCCCCTGGCATCCCTGGTGAGAGAGGCGCAACTGGCGCACCTGGACAAATGGGCCCCCGGGGTACACCTGGTTCAAATGGAGCACCTGGACCTGCTGGATATTCTTCTCCTGGAAAACCTGGGCCATCTGGCATTCCTGGGGCAATGGGACCAAGAGGAGAGCCTGGTCTGAAGGGACATCCTGGTATTCCTGGTCTTCCTGGCACCAAAGGAGAAAGAGGTATTGGAGTTCCTGGGGTTCAAGGATCACCAGGTCCAGTTGGACCAATGGGCCCATCTGGTATGCCCGGCAAGCCTGGAGTTGGTAAACCTGGAGCTACTGGCTATCCTGGGGAGCCTGGCAAGTCTGGTATGCCAGGAAGAGATGGTTCTCCTGGGGCAATGGGTATGCCAGGAGCAAAGGGTCACACTGGGGCTCCAGGCACAGGATCACCAGGAAAGCCAGGCCAAAATGGTACCCCAGGTTTGCCTGGACCTATGGGCCCTAAAGGCCCACAGGGACCAGCTGGTCAGGCAGGCTCACCTGGAATGCCAGGAGTTGGAAAAACAGGAGAATCTGGAATTCCAGGCAGCAGAGGAGCCCCCGGTACCCCTGGAACCACTGGTCAGAAAGGAGAGCCAGGTCCAACTGGTTATACTGGTCAACCAGGTGCTACTGGTCCTATCGGTCCAGCTGGTCCACAGGGTGCAAGAGGATTCCAGGGTGAGTCAGGCCCAGCAGGACCCAAAGGTGATGTCGGTATGGTTGGTGCACCAGGCCCAAGGGGAACCAAAGGTGAACAAGGAGCTCAGGGTTTCACTGGAAAGCCAGGTACCCCTGGAGCAGTAGGTCCTCCAGGAATTCCAGGTCATAATGGCCCTCAGGGTTCAAAGGGTGCACAAGGCCATGCTGGTTCCCCAGGTCAACCAGGTTCAAATGGTGCACCAGGACTAAAAGGACACACCGGTCCCCAAGGAGCACCAGGACAGAATGGTGAGGATGGAAGGCCAGGACCTATGGGACCCTCTGGTCCCCCCGGTCCCTCAGGCCCCGCAGGACTTAAGGGCCACCCTGGTATTCCAGGCCCACCAGGCCCAGCTGGCCTGACATCTAAGGGAATTTCTGGTCCACAGGGTCCACCTGGAATTCCAGGTGAAAGAGGCAATGATGGTATCCCAGGTGCCTCTggtcctcctggtcctcctggtCCACCAGGAGAGATGGTCTACTACCATGAGAAGAGCATGCCAATCAAGTCCCACGAGGTTGCACTGTCTCATGAGATGATGAAGGCGCCCATGTCTGCATTTAGTGCTGTTCTGACCACGGCCTACCCCCCAGCTGGACACCCAATTCGGTTTAACCAGGTTCTGTATAATGGAGAGCACCACTATGATGACCACAGTGGTGTGTTCAACTGCCAGATCCCAGGTCTCTACTATTTCAGCTATCACATCCATGTCAATGGTGCCAACGCATTGGTGGCCCTCTACAAAAATGAGGAGCCAGTACTCTTCACCTATGATGAGTACAACAAGGGCTTCCTGGATCAGATGTCAGGCAGCGCTGTGCTCATGCTGCATGCTGGTGACAGGGTCTTCATCCAGGTCCCTGATGAGGAGAGTAATGGCATATTTGCTGCAGATAATGTTCACTGTGCTTTCTCTGGGTTCTTGATTGCCTCAACGTGA